The following proteins are encoded in a genomic region of Aquifex aeolicus VF5:
- a CDS encoding carbon-nitrogen hydrolase family protein: MKLYSIQIRQTTPEENLKKVINFLEKVEENSLVLLPEMWYSGFDYENLEEHAQKTPEVLEVLKKISKEKSLTLCGTLPEKGTEGILNTAFLIEDGRVIGKRSKIKLFPIFDEDKYFIPGKENKVFETKLGKAGILICFEIRFTDLIMNFWRERPDVVLVPAQWGYARRKHFETLCRARAIELQAYLLASNTWGEYLGTRFAGHSGIYSPWGEVLAFSEKGDTLLAADYDKDYIEEVRRTLPIKPSF; the protein is encoded by the coding sequence ATGAAACTCTACTCAATTCAAATAAGACAAACAACTCCGGAAGAAAACCTGAAAAAGGTAATAAATTTTCTTGAAAAAGTAGAGGAAAACTCCCTTGTTCTCCTTCCTGAGATGTGGTATTCGGGATTTGACTACGAAAACCTAGAAGAACACGCCCAAAAAACTCCAGAAGTTTTAGAAGTACTCAAAAAAATTTCCAAGGAAAAATCTTTAACCCTTTGCGGGACTCTTCCCGAAAAAGGTACGGAAGGGATACTGAACACCGCTTTCTTAATAGAAGACGGAAGAGTTATCGGCAAACGCTCAAAGATAAAGCTCTTTCCGATATTCGACGAAGATAAGTACTTTATTCCGGGAAAGGAGAACAAAGTTTTTGAAACTAAGCTTGGAAAGGCTGGAATTCTCATATGTTTTGAGATAAGGTTTACGGATTTAATAATGAATTTCTGGAGGGAAAGACCCGATGTAGTTCTCGTTCCCGCTCAGTGGGGATATGCCAGGAGAAAACACTTCGAGACACTCTGCAGGGCGAGGGCGATAGAGCTACAAGCTTACCTTCTGGCCTCAAACACATGGGGTGAGTACCTGGGAACGAGGTTTGCCGGGCATTCGGGAATTTACTCACCTTGGGGAGAAGTTCTTGCCTTTTCCGAGAAAGGGGATACCTTACTTGCCGCAGATTACGACAAAGATTATATAGAAGAGGTCAGGCGGACGCTCCCGATAAAGCCTTCTTTTTAA
- a CDS encoding geranylgeranyl reductase family protein, with protein MERFDVVVVGAGPSGSSAARYLSEKGLRVLLMERKKLPRFKLCGGALSGRFSKYLPQDFKSKVLNVIHKGYLGFRGDKHKLKEREEVAYIIDRADFDHFLAQKAMEKGCELREETELLDLWEEKGKIILDTTKGKVSCDFLIGADGFHSKVAKFLGFKKEKYYRSVEVLAEGEMDFNSVVIELGLVKRGYLWVFPKGNKLNIGVASTEKENLLEVLKDYIKRQKIVKVKKIYKPKSWFIPFAEGSEELHTGRGRILLVGDAGNFVDPLLGEGIYYGYLSGLLAGDAILENPQNPEKTYRKKVKELAKEFTYAGKIAKLAYRFQRVAYKMGGGTSLERYMEFLKGHTTYEEMYKKGWLDFIKNLILYPLKS; from the coding sequence AGTAGTAGGTGCGGGACCTTCCGGAAGCTCCGCGGCGAGGTACTTATCCGAAAAAGGCTTAAGGGTTCTCTTAATGGAGAGAAAAAAGCTACCAAGGTTCAAACTCTGCGGCGGAGCCCTTTCGGGAAGATTTTCAAAGTACCTTCCACAGGACTTTAAAAGCAAAGTACTGAACGTGATACACAAGGGATACTTAGGTTTTAGAGGGGACAAGCATAAGCTAAAGGAAAGGGAGGAAGTTGCCTACATAATAGACAGGGCTGACTTTGACCACTTTCTCGCTCAAAAAGCTATGGAAAAGGGATGCGAGCTTAGAGAGGAGACGGAGCTTCTGGACCTTTGGGAGGAAAAGGGAAAGATAATACTTGACACAACAAAGGGGAAAGTTTCCTGCGATTTTCTAATAGGCGCGGACGGATTTCACTCAAAAGTTGCAAAGTTTTTGGGTTTTAAAAAGGAGAAGTACTACCGCTCGGTTGAAGTTCTTGCGGAAGGTGAGATGGATTTTAACTCCGTGGTTATAGAACTCGGATTGGTAAAAAGGGGATACCTCTGGGTATTTCCAAAAGGGAATAAACTGAACATAGGCGTGGCTTCCACCGAAAAGGAGAATTTACTGGAAGTTCTCAAGGATTACATAAAGAGACAAAAAATAGTGAAGGTTAAAAAGATTTATAAACCGAAGAGCTGGTTTATACCCTTTGCAGAAGGTTCTGAGGAACTTCACACGGGAAGGGGAAGGATACTCCTCGTTGGAGACGCGGGAAACTTCGTGGACCCGCTCCTCGGTGAAGGTATTTATTACGGATACCTGAGCGGACTCCTTGCCGGAGATGCAATACTGGAAAATCCCCAAAATCCGGAGAAAACTTACAGGAAAAAGGTGAAAGAACTTGCAAAAGAATTCACTTACGCGGGAAAAATAGCGAAGCTCGCTTACAGATTTCAGAGAGTTGCCTACAAAATGGGAGGTGGAACCTCGCTTGAGAGGTACATGGAGTTCTTAAAGGGACATACCACTTATGAGGAAATGTACAAGAAAGGCTGGCTTGATTTTATAAAGAACTTAATCCTTTATCCCTTAAAATCCTAA